In the genome of Acetobacter oryzifermentans, one region contains:
- a CDS encoding bifunctional [glutamine synthetase] adenylyltransferase/[glutamine synthetase]-adenylyl-L-tyrosine phosphorylase — MTQADHSLFRDVRQPRGHGSRMWPDADWPAPADTRAADLFTQDMLVLAQEAGVAQSVMIQPGARELLACLGGNSPYLADLAREDVLAFAALLEQGPDMCVQDAFATCAKFDTTSGRECVAAFLRHTKKRIAFICAVADLGGFWSLEEVTHALSRLADTALDLAVRHLLWCAFQAGQLALPNPEHPAQGCGFVILAMGKLGARELNFSSDIDLMVLYDPTAYPQSDTVRRVFVRMTSDLVSLMEARDANGYVFRTDLRLRPDPSSTPPAVTVQAAILYYESLGQTWERAAMTKARPVAGDLTLGRRFLVAIRPFIWRRHLDFALIDDLHDMKARIDRYRKAGRTDLSNLPDAVLADPSASIEWLLGHNLKLGQGGIREIEFIAQAMQLVWGGREPTLRDKTTFGALKKLVGSGRLPREEAEVLARTYRFLRDAEHRLQMRADHQTHSLPDTREGFEAFAIFMNYPDAEVLALDMLPRMREARRIFERHFVLHSAQPEEVEGSVLVPGPEDGQTAELLQKHGFPPEQVQEATQVLTRWRGNSLRALRSERAHALLRVLLPTLLASFGVRSNPLACLRRFDALLARQHAGVQLLSLFERNPALVDRIANIFDASVFLADYLADKPSALEGLLESAPEEGRTVVARLQHLAEEMADVEELVTALRPLLRGEEFRLSVALLESRITENEAEKQRTVLADTIITIVKQAVEIEHTRRYGHVPGGGMAIVALGKAGSREMMPRSDLDLLMVFDHPEDVQASEVPQADTKAERPLFSAPRSVGVAQYYTRLAHAFIAALTAPGPEGPLYAVDMRLRPSGAAGPVAVSRPAFLRYHTESAWTWECMALTRARIVAAPAELKHVLRQDLDTILDGRLRAEPASRATLLKDASAMRARLARDLPASSVWDVKRRLGGLIDVEFIAQIYQLIGANSAVRDVSTRLALGRLEKAGLLSAEDTQFLKQAELFWRQLQAVLRLLCGATPPVDLERDLAPASLNVLLKAMKLETLPDLIEKANILARDVHAVFARLVGPVE, encoded by the coding sequence ATGACGCAGGCAGACCATTCCCTTTTTCGAGACGTAAGGCAACCTAGAGGGCACGGTTCCCGCATGTGGCCAGATGCAGACTGGCCCGCCCCAGCAGATACACGTGCGGCTGATCTGTTTACGCAGGACATGCTGGTTCTGGCGCAGGAAGCAGGTGTTGCGCAATCTGTCATGATACAGCCGGGCGCGCGGGAACTGCTGGCGTGTCTTGGGGGCAACAGTCCGTATCTGGCAGATCTGGCGCGAGAAGACGTTCTGGCCTTTGCGGCCCTGCTGGAGCAGGGGCCGGATATGTGTGTGCAGGATGCGTTTGCAACATGCGCAAAATTTGACACAACATCGGGGCGAGAGTGTGTCGCGGCTTTTTTGCGGCATACAAAAAAACGCATAGCTTTTATTTGTGCTGTGGCGGATCTGGGTGGCTTCTGGTCTTTGGAGGAAGTAACACATGCCCTGAGCCGCCTGGCTGATACCGCGCTGGATCTGGCTGTCAGGCATTTGTTGTGGTGTGCCTTTCAGGCGGGGCAACTGGCTTTACCCAACCCGGAACACCCCGCACAGGGCTGCGGCTTTGTAATTCTGGCCATGGGCAAGTTAGGCGCGCGGGAGCTGAATTTTTCATCCGATATAGACCTGATGGTGCTGTATGATCCCACAGCGTACCCTCAGTCGGACACAGTGCGGCGTGTGTTCGTGCGTATGACTAGCGATCTTGTCAGCCTGATGGAAGCACGAGATGCCAACGGATACGTTTTTCGCACAGATTTAAGGCTGCGGCCCGATCCATCTTCCACCCCTCCGGCGGTAACGGTGCAGGCCGCCATCCTGTATTATGAAAGCCTCGGCCAAACGTGGGAACGTGCGGCCATGACAAAAGCGCGTCCTGTGGCGGGAGATCTCACACTGGGGCGGCGTTTTCTGGTGGCTATTCGCCCGTTTATCTGGCGCAGGCATCTGGATTTTGCACTGATTGATGATCTGCATGACATGAAGGCCCGGATAGACCGTTACCGTAAGGCGGGCCGGACAGATTTAAGTAACCTACCAGATGCCGTGCTGGCAGATCCTTCCGCCAGCATAGAGTGGTTGTTGGGGCATAACCTCAAGCTGGGGCAAGGCGGGATTCGTGAAATTGAATTTATCGCGCAGGCCATGCAGCTTGTCTGGGGTGGGCGTGAGCCTACCTTGCGAGATAAAACTACCTTTGGTGCGCTTAAAAAGCTTGTAGGCTCAGGCCGCCTGCCGCGAGAAGAAGCCGAGGTTCTGGCCCGCACCTATCGTTTTTTGCGTGATGCCGAACACCGTTTGCAAATGCGTGCAGACCACCAAACCCACAGCTTGCCAGACACGCGGGAAGGGTTCGAGGCCTTTGCCATTTTCATGAACTATCCGGATGCCGAGGTTCTGGCGCTGGATATGTTGCCCCGTATGCGTGAGGCACGGCGCATTTTCGAGCGACATTTTGTGCTGCATTCCGCCCAGCCCGAAGAAGTGGAAGGCAGTGTGCTGGTGCCGGGGCCGGAAGATGGGCAAACGGCGGAACTCTTGCAAAAGCACGGTTTTCCGCCCGAACAGGTGCAGGAAGCCACACAGGTTCTTACCCGTTGGCGCGGCAACAGCTTGCGGGCTCTGCGGTCTGAGCGCGCGCATGCGTTGTTGCGTGTGCTGTTGCCCACATTGCTGGCCAGCTTTGGTGTGCGCAGCAATCCGCTGGCCTGTTTACGTCGGTTTGATGCGTTGCTGGCGCGGCAACATGCTGGGGTGCAGCTTCTTTCTCTGTTTGAACGCAATCCGGCATTAGTAGACCGCATTGCCAATATTTTTGATGCCTCCGTTTTTCTGGCAGATTATCTGGCAGACAAACCTTCTGCGCTGGAAGGGCTTTTGGAATCCGCGCCAGAAGAAGGGCGTACGGTTGTCGCACGCCTTCAACATCTGGCGGAAGAAATGGCAGATGTTGAAGAGCTGGTAACGGCTTTGCGCCCACTTTTGCGTGGGGAGGAGTTTCGTCTATCTGTTGCCCTGCTGGAAAGCCGCATAACGGAAAACGAGGCCGAAAAGCAGCGCACGGTGCTGGCGGATACCATTATCACCATTGTAAAACAGGCGGTGGAAATAGAACACACACGCCGGTACGGGCATGTTCCGGGTGGTGGCATGGCCATTGTAGCACTTGGCAAAGCCGGTTCGCGCGAGATGATGCCGCGGTCTGACCTTGATTTGCTGATGGTGTTTGATCATCCCGAAGATGTGCAGGCCAGCGAGGTACCGCAGGCGGATACAAAAGCAGAGCGTCCGCTGTTTTCTGCCCCGCGTTCTGTGGGGGTCGCACAATATTACACACGGCTGGCCCACGCCTTTATTGCGGCGCTGACAGCACCAGGCCCAGAAGGGCCCTTATATGCGGTAGATATGCGGTTGCGTCCTTCTGGTGCGGCGGGGCCGGTTGCTGTCTCGCGCCCTGCTTTTTTGCGTTACCACACGGAATCCGCATGGACATGGGAGTGTATGGCCCTGACCCGTGCCCGTATTGTGGCCGCTCCAGCAGAATTGAAGCATGTTTTAAGGCAGGATCTGGATACCATTCTGGATGGGCGTTTACGGGCCGAGCCAGCATCTCGTGCAACGCTGCTCAAAGATGCCAGCGCCATGCGCGCACGCTTGGCGCGCGATCTGCCTGCATCTTCTGTGTGGGATGTGAAGCGGCGGCTGGGTGGGTTGATAGATGTGGAATTTATTGCCCAGATTTATCAGTTGATTGGCGCAAATAGTGCCGTGCGGGATGTGAGCACGCGTTTGGCGCTGGGGCGGCTGGAAAAGGCAGGGCTGCTAAGTGCCGAGGATACTCAGTTTTTAAAGCAGGCTGAACTGTTCTGGCGGCAGCTTCAGGCTGTGTTGCGGCTGCTGTGCGGGGCCACGCCGCCTGTTGATCTGGAGCGTGATCTGGCTCCGGCATCGTTAAACGTGCTGCTGAAAGCCATGAAGTTGGAAACGCTGCCAGATCTGATTGAAAAGGCGAATATTCTGGCGCGTGATGTGCATGCAGTTTTTGCCCGGCTGGTTGGCCCGGTGGAATAA
- a CDS encoding DNA recombination protein RmuC: MSSVIVLLSVAVCALLLGAGLVVVLRPKAGGGTDADLLARLYVLVEHESATARSESAAQRNGMMEMERAMGGRIERMRTELAEQLGALAGGLGREQAEARAAQAEALRNLADTSAQQLASIRHAVTEQLHEAVEQQMQTSFQRVLEQFSAMQKAMGEVRAMTGQIGDLKRLFSNVKTRGGWGEAQLRAILDDVLPPGTYESNVRIGNGNDVVEFAIRMPVKSSTPPLLPVDSKFPTEAYERLLNAADEGDAAAEKAARKSLENTMRVEARKISSKYIHPPKTVEFAVLYLPTDGLYTEVARMPGLIDELGRQFRVMVMGPALMPAMLRTIHLGYVTLALEERTETIARLLGATRQEMIKMDGVLDKLARNAQAMSFSIEEARRRTRSVSRKLRELDEPEDNAAGIEESEIEFTGVDSNGAASV; this comes from the coding sequence ATGAGTTCTGTAATTGTTCTTTTAAGTGTTGCTGTGTGCGCCTTGTTGTTGGGGGCAGGTCTTGTTGTGGTGCTGCGCCCTAAAGCAGGAGGTGGCACGGATGCAGATTTGCTGGCCCGGCTGTATGTTCTGGTAGAGCATGAGAGCGCGACGGCACGTTCCGAGAGTGCCGCGCAACGCAATGGCATGATGGAAATGGAACGCGCCATGGGTGGGCGTATTGAGCGTATGCGCACGGAGCTGGCGGAACAGCTTGGTGCATTGGCCGGAGGTCTGGGGCGAGAACAGGCGGAGGCTCGTGCCGCTCAGGCCGAAGCCCTACGCAATCTGGCGGATACATCTGCCCAGCAGTTGGCCTCTATCCGGCACGCGGTTACGGAGCAACTGCACGAAGCTGTAGAGCAGCAGATGCAAACTTCGTTCCAGCGTGTGTTGGAGCAATTTTCCGCCATGCAAAAAGCCATGGGCGAAGTAAGGGCCATGACGGGCCAGATTGGAGACCTCAAGCGCCTGTTCAGCAATGTCAAAACCCGTGGTGGCTGGGGGGAAGCCCAGCTACGCGCCATTTTGGATGATGTACTGCCACCCGGCACGTATGAAAGCAATGTGCGGATTGGCAACGGAAACGATGTGGTGGAATTTGCCATCCGTATGCCTGTTAAATCCAGCACGCCTCCGCTTTTGCCTGTGGATAGCAAATTTCCCACAGAAGCCTATGAGCGGCTGCTCAACGCTGCGGATGAAGGTGATGCAGCGGCAGAAAAAGCTGCACGTAAATCTCTGGAAAACACCATGCGGGTGGAAGCGCGCAAGATTTCCAGCAAATATATTCATCCACCCAAAACGGTGGAGTTTGCCGTACTGTATCTGCCCACAGATGGGTTATATACAGAAGTGGCACGTATGCCGGGGCTGATTGATGAACTGGGGCGGCAGTTTCGGGTTATGGTTATGGGGCCTGCTCTTATGCCAGCCATGTTGCGCACAATCCATCTGGGGTACGTTACACTTGCGCTGGAAGAGCGGACAGAAACCATTGCGCGCCTGCTGGGGGCCACGCGGCAGGAAATGATCAAGATGGATGGCGTGCTGGATAAACTGGCACGAAATGCACAGGCCATGTCTTTTTCTATCGAGGAAGCCCGTAGGCGCACTCGTTCGGTTAGCCGCAAGTTGCGTGAACTGGATGAACCGGAAGACAATGCCGCCGGAATAGAAGAGTCTGAAATTGAATTTACTGGTGTTGATTCAAATGGAGCGGCATCAGTGTAA
- a CDS encoding MFS transporter, with protein MNTAQRIRGIVAGSAGNLLEYFDWYVYSSFTIYFAHAFFPHGNPTVELLNAAAVFAVGFFMRPVGGWLLGMAADRYGRRSALTISVLTMCLGSLAIAVCPTYDQIGLAAPLLLLIARLLQGLSLGGEYGASATYLAEVATPKHRGFWSGFLYVTLVMGQLLALVLLLLMQYVLLTPQQIASWGWRVPFLIGALGAVLVFWLRRQMTESDSFKNAHTEEEKGGIRVLLRHWRAVLTVCGLTLGGTVAFYTYTIYMQKYLANTLGFPKETATLISTASLVVFAAMQPVFGALSDKIGRKPLLLFFGFGATFGTIPLLHVLAEASSPWTAFALIVTALFIASGYTSINAIVKAELFPTRIRALGVALPYALTVSIFGGTTEYIALWCKQIGHENWFAGYVSICAAVTLFTVLRLKQTDRITAPTDASARS; from the coding sequence GTGAACACGGCACAACGCATCCGCGGCATTGTGGCAGGTTCCGCAGGCAACCTGCTGGAATATTTTGATTGGTATGTTTATTCCTCTTTCACCATTTACTTTGCGCATGCCTTTTTCCCGCACGGCAACCCCACGGTCGAGCTGCTAAATGCGGCTGCGGTATTTGCTGTGGGCTTTTTTATGCGCCCTGTGGGTGGGTGGCTGTTGGGTATGGCGGCAGATCGGTATGGCCGACGCAGCGCACTTACCATTTCGGTGCTCACAATGTGTTTAGGGTCTTTGGCCATTGCCGTATGCCCAACATATGACCAGATCGGCCTTGCCGCCCCTCTGCTCCTGTTAATTGCCCGCCTGTTGCAAGGCCTAAGCCTTGGGGGAGAATACGGAGCATCCGCCACCTATCTGGCAGAAGTAGCCACACCCAAGCACCGCGGATTCTGGTCTGGTTTTTTGTATGTTACGCTGGTTATGGGCCAACTGCTCGCCCTTGTTCTGCTCCTGCTCATGCAATACGTGCTGCTTACACCCCAGCAGATTGCAAGCTGGGGCTGGCGTGTGCCGTTTCTGATAGGTGCTTTGGGGGCTGTGCTTGTGTTCTGGCTACGCCGCCAGATGACAGAAAGTGACAGCTTTAAAAACGCGCATACAGAAGAAGAAAAAGGCGGCATTCGCGTTCTTCTGCGCCATTGGCGGGCTGTATTAACGGTATGTGGCCTTACCCTTGGTGGCACCGTAGCCTTTTATACCTACACCATTTACATGCAGAAATATCTGGCCAACACGCTGGGTTTTCCTAAGGAAACAGCAACCCTTATTTCTACTGCCAGCCTTGTGGTGTTTGCTGCCATGCAGCCAGTTTTTGGGGCTCTTTCAGATAAAATTGGTCGCAAGCCATTGCTGCTGTTTTTTGGCTTTGGCGCAACATTTGGCACCATTCCGCTGCTGCATGTGCTTGCGGAGGCCTCATCCCCTTGGACGGCTTTTGCCCTGATTGTTACGGCACTGTTTATTGCTTCTGGCTACACATCCATTAACGCCATTGTAAAAGCAGAACTCTTTCCCACCCGTATTCGCGCTTTGGGTGTGGCCCTGCCTTATGCGCTTACGGTTTCCATTTTTGGTGGCACCACGGAATATATTGCCCTGTGGTGTAAACAGATCGGGCACGAAAACTGGTTTGCCGGATATGTTTCCATCTGTGCGGCCGTAACCCTGTTTACGGTTTTGCGTTTAAAACAGACAGACCGCATTACCGCGCCAACCGATGCGTCTGCACGCTCCTGA
- the bcp gene encoding thioredoxin-dependent thiol peroxidase, whose protein sequence is MTEKHTLQVGDAAPAFDMEASGGRKVTLADFKGKPFVLYFYPKADTPGCTKEACGFNEALKDFDKAGLTVIGVSRDPVKKLDAFAAKYDLTFPLASDESGSVTEAYGVWVEKTNYGRQYMGIERTTFLIGADGKIAHIWPKVKVPGHVEAVLEAARTLAGSA, encoded by the coding sequence ATGACGGAAAAACACACGCTTCAGGTAGGTGATGCTGCGCCTGCGTTTGATATGGAAGCAAGCGGTGGCCGTAAGGTGACGTTGGCAGATTTTAAGGGCAAGCCGTTTGTTCTGTATTTCTACCCCAAGGCAGATACACCCGGATGCACAAAAGAAGCCTGCGGATTTAACGAGGCCCTAAAGGATTTTGATAAAGCCGGACTAACCGTTATTGGCGTTTCGCGCGATCCGGTTAAAAAGCTGGATGCCTTTGCTGCCAAATATGATCTGACATTTCCCTTGGCATCAGATGAATCTGGCAGCGTGACAGAGGCCTATGGCGTGTGGGTGGAAAAAACCAATTATGGCCGCCAGTATATGGGTATTGAGCGCACAACCTTCCTGATTGGGGCGGATGGCAAAATTGCGCATATCTGGCCCAAGGTTAAGGTGCCGGGCCATGTTGAAGCTGTGCTGGAAGCTGCCCGCACATTGGCGGGCAGTGCCTGA